A single genomic interval of Lacrimispora sphenoides JCM 1415 harbors:
- a CDS encoding ABC transporter permease yields the protein MKESKIKKYSLVIFIYIILSAVFYLIGGVQLKSTIAKISETESKGVIPEFSKGQTWDQVFISNMDEIETIQLMVATLARENTGQIILTIEDGKTHAPLAVQNLEVSSLTDNSIYTWVLDKSIKDANGQELHLKAESFCEPGQSISFYYGDLKGNNSLIHNGEEFAGHLYLVVSGKNYSLFGSYYWFWVALAGVLLLAYMMWSDYQEIKGKITKGKLIVIIWSKYKFLIQQLVARDFKTKYKRSVLGYLWSFLNPLLTMLVQYVVFSTIFKSGIENYPVYLLSGIILFNFFSEAVGQGLGSIVNNASLITKVYVPKYIYPVTKVVSTSINLFISLIPLLLVILVTGVKITPALFLLPFVLACLLLFCIGMVLMLSAAMVFFRDTQYLWGIASMIWMYATPLFYPENIIPQHFRFIQTFNPMYHMVKFARTILIDGISPAPILYGTCLLSAIVTCVIGAWIFKKTQNKFVLYI from the coding sequence ATGAAAGAAAGTAAAATTAAAAAATATAGTTTAGTCATATTTATATATATAATACTGTCGGCGGTTTTTTACTTAATTGGTGGAGTACAGCTAAAAAGCACTATCGCTAAGATATCCGAAACAGAAAGTAAAGGTGTCATTCCAGAATTTTCAAAAGGTCAAACATGGGATCAAGTGTTTATTAGTAATATGGATGAAATAGAAACAATTCAATTGATGGTAGCTACTCTCGCTAGAGAAAATACTGGACAGATAATACTGACAATTGAAGATGGAAAAACTCATGCTCCTCTTGCAGTGCAAAATCTCGAGGTTTCATCATTAACTGACAATTCAATTTATACATGGGTTTTAGACAAGTCGATTAAAGATGCGAATGGTCAGGAACTGCACTTGAAAGCGGAATCTTTTTGTGAACCAGGCCAATCGATTTCTTTTTATTACGGAGACTTGAAGGGTAATAATTCACTGATTCATAATGGGGAAGAATTTGCCGGTCATTTATACCTAGTTGTTAGTGGTAAAAACTATAGTTTGTTTGGCTCATATTATTGGTTTTGGGTAGCTTTGGCAGGTGTTTTATTATTAGCTTATATGATGTGGTCGGATTATCAAGAGATTAAGGGAAAAATAACAAAAGGAAAGCTGATAGTCATTATTTGGAGTAAATATAAATTTTTGATTCAACAATTGGTTGCAAGAGATTTTAAAACAAAATATAAGAGATCTGTACTGGGATATTTATGGAGCTTTCTGAATCCATTGCTGACAATGTTGGTGCAATATGTAGTATTCTCAACTATATTCAAAAGCGGAATTGAAAACTATCCAGTATATTTGTTATCTGGAATTATACTATTCAACTTTTTTTCTGAAGCAGTTGGCCAAGGGCTTGGATCCATCGTTAATAATGCTTCTCTGATAACTAAAGTATATGTACCTAAATATATTTACCCTGTGACAAAAGTAGTATCTACGTCAATTAACCTATTTATATCTTTGATACCGCTTTTGCTCGTGATTTTAGTGACTGGAGTGAAGATTACCCCGGCATTATTTTTGCTTCCATTTGTGTTAGCATGCCTTTTGCTTTTTTGCATCGGGATGGTATTGATGCTGAGTGCAGCAATGGTATTCTTCCGCGATACCCAATATTTGTGGGGGATTGCAAGTATGATTTGGATGTATGCAACGCCCTTATTCTATCCAGAGAATATAATTCCGCAGCATTTTCGTTTTATTCAGACGTTTAATCCGATGTATCATATGGTGAAATTTGCGAGAACCATTCTTATTGATGGTATATCACCAGCTCCAATATTGTACGGAACTTGTTTGTTGTCTGCGATAGTGACATGCGTAATAGGTGCATGGATCTTTAAGAAGACACAGAATAAGTTTGTGTTATATATTTAG
- a CDS encoding glycosyltransferase, whose translation MPIESSFNHDYFTSGCGEDYHKREEWIGFFREIAANIISSLHPRNVLDVGCAFGYLVEALREQGIDAWGIDVSAYAVGQASESIKPFVYMQSAAKPLPETFPQQFDLIVSIEMLEHVFEEDAMDILNNLSKYTDNFLISASCSDFNELTHFNVQPPAYWVEKFAKQGFFEDVLYDGSYITPQTILVKKQPGLEKSRIAYGYKHVWWYTVKEVESLKDQLQKLQEMRKDLEGKLDNKQCNIQELEEILQKEVQDKKDSTEKYQCSLNDLYKELDEERNLRDRHETQFENLKTIIDDYKSNITEAEAEINRMQGCLTVAEQNLAMMENAFFWKITYPIRTLSDILKRIPLFRSFIINMKGMRNSSKQNHVAIADGEGAMENTLVQRQELDRLLEEFFMRPPVQKHSESIDIIICVHNAYDDVKRCIESVYEYTSEPYNIIIVDDGSSEQTYKYLVEMEKLCPNITRIRNEQGHGYCYAANMGMKESRAQYMILLNSDTIVTEGWVDKLIACSKSDPAIGIVGPLSNTASWQSIPQIFDVQGDWCHNVLPEGVTIESFGKMIEKTSSRIYPQVPLLNGFCMLITRQTVEKIGYFDEENFGPGFGEEDDFNLRAGKAGVKLAVADDTYIYHAQSKSYTDEKRRLLCESAGKKLRAKHGDALLDESVHIVHKNYVFEGIRMRAEQLVDSDKMISSGLEKFEGKRLLIILPLCEAGGGGNVVLQEASAMQQMGVDVWLFNLEEHKKYFQNSYPNLEFPVIYEDSLKEIRKYAKDFDAICCTLFTGVQYCDFSDMQHPPRVVYYIQDFEPFFFEKGSDEYRLALKSYTASDSLIRITKTNWNARQVLENCGVSCTVIGPSINIDLFRPRRMFHNVDCVKICAMVRPNSPRRAPEATLRILRKIKMQYQDRIEIIFFGCSDIEITALEASKDFEFKNYGPLTPQQMSALLSQVDIFADFSIFQAMGLTALEAMACGCATIVPENGGTDAYALHEENCLVVDTSKYDQCCAAVERLVEDVYLREQLAQRAIFDAGSYSPEKCAASFLNSVFLVEDN comes from the coding sequence ATGCCTATTGAAAGTAGTTTTAACCATGATTATTTCACTTCTGGTTGTGGTGAAGATTACCACAAGAGAGAGGAGTGGATTGGCTTTTTTAGGGAAATTGCGGCTAATATTATATCATCTCTCCATCCAAGGAATGTACTTGATGTGGGTTGTGCATTTGGCTACTTGGTGGAAGCATTGCGAGAGCAAGGTATTGACGCATGGGGAATTGATGTGTCAGCTTATGCAGTTGGACAGGCATCAGAATCTATCAAGCCATTTGTATATATGCAATCGGCTGCAAAACCATTACCTGAAACATTTCCCCAACAGTTTGATTTGATTGTTTCAATTGAAATGCTGGAACATGTGTTTGAAGAAGATGCAATGGATATATTGAACAATTTATCCAAATATACTGACAATTTTCTAATTTCCGCATCATGTTCTGATTTCAATGAACTTACGCATTTTAATGTACAACCGCCAGCATACTGGGTGGAGAAATTTGCAAAACAAGGTTTTTTTGAAGATGTATTGTATGATGGGAGTTATATAACGCCACAAACAATTCTGGTAAAAAAGCAACCAGGACTGGAAAAGTCCAGAATTGCTTATGGGTATAAGCATGTCTGGTGGTATACAGTGAAAGAGGTAGAAAGTCTGAAGGATCAATTACAAAAACTGCAAGAAATGAGGAAGGATTTAGAAGGGAAGTTAGATAATAAACAGTGTAATATTCAAGAACTAGAAGAAATATTGCAGAAGGAGGTTCAAGATAAAAAAGATAGTACAGAAAAATATCAATGTTCCCTGAATGATCTCTATAAGGAATTAGATGAAGAACGTAATTTGCGTGATAGACATGAAACGCAATTTGAAAATCTCAAGACGATCATTGATGATTACAAAAGCAATATTACAGAAGCAGAAGCAGAAATCAATAGGATGCAGGGCTGTCTTACAGTAGCAGAGCAGAATCTTGCGATGATGGAGAATGCGTTTTTTTGGAAAATAACGTATCCAATACGAACATTATCGGATATATTGAAAAGAATACCACTTTTTCGTTCCTTTATCATTAACATGAAAGGAATGAGAAATAGCTCCAAACAGAATCACGTTGCTATTGCCGATGGTGAGGGGGCAATGGAGAATACATTGGTGCAAAGGCAAGAACTAGATCGACTTTTAGAAGAGTTTTTTATGCGTCCTCCTGTGCAAAAACACTCAGAAAGTATTGATATTATTATTTGTGTGCATAATGCTTATGATGATGTGAAGCGCTGTATAGAATCTGTTTATGAGTATACATCGGAGCCTTATAATATCATAATTGTTGATGACGGGAGTTCAGAACAAACTTATAAATACTTAGTAGAAATGGAAAAATTATGCCCCAATATTACACGGATTCGTAATGAGCAGGGACACGGATATTGTTATGCTGCAAACATGGGTATGAAAGAATCCCGTGCTCAGTATATGATTCTGCTTAATAGCGACACGATTGTAACAGAGGGATGGGTAGACAAACTTATAGCCTGTTCAAAGAGTGATCCAGCTATTGGTATTGTGGGACCACTTTCGAATACAGCGAGCTGGCAATCTATCCCACAAATTTTTGATGTTCAAGGTGATTGGTGTCATAATGTATTACCAGAGGGTGTTACGATTGAATCTTTTGGAAAAATGATTGAGAAAACATCTAGTAGGATTTATCCACAAGTACCTCTACTCAATGGCTTTTGCATGTTGATTACGCGGCAGACAGTAGAAAAAATTGGTTACTTTGATGAAGAAAACTTTGGACCTGGTTTTGGTGAAGAAGATGATTTTAATCTTCGGGCGGGAAAGGCTGGTGTAAAGCTTGCAGTAGCGGATGATACTTATATTTACCATGCTCAATCCAAAAGCTACACAGATGAAAAAAGACGGTTGCTTTGCGAAAGTGCAGGAAAAAAATTGCGAGCTAAGCATGGGGATGCGTTATTGGATGAAAGTGTGCATATTGTTCATAAAAACTATGTTTTTGAGGGAATTCGTATGCGTGCTGAGCAACTTGTCGATAGTGATAAAATGATTTCGTCTGGCTTAGAGAAGTTTGAGGGCAAAAGGTTGCTTATCATTTTACCATTGTGTGAAGCAGGTGGCGGTGGCAATGTTGTATTACAGGAAGCTTCGGCAATGCAGCAAATGGGTGTTGATGTCTGGTTATTTAATTTGGAGGAGCACAAAAAGTATTTTCAAAATTCTTATCCGAACCTAGAGTTTCCGGTGATATATGAAGATAGTTTAAAAGAAATAAGAAAGTATGCAAAAGATTTTGATGCAATTTGTTGTACGCTATTTACAGGCGTACAATATTGTGATTTCTCTGATATGCAACACCCCCCACGTGTAGTATATTATATTCAGGATTTTGAACCGTTTTTCTTTGAAAAAGGAAGTGACGAATATCGGTTGGCACTTAAATCCTATACAGCCTCAGATTCCCTAATCCGAATTACAAAGACGAATTGGAATGCAAGGCAGGTTTTAGAAAACTGTGGAGTTTCTTGCACTGTAATTGGCCCTAGTATCAATATAGATTTGTTCAGACCGCGTCGAATGTTTCATAATGTAGATTGTGTAAAGATATGTGCAATGGTCAGACCGAATTCCCCTCGTCGTGCACCAGAAGCCACTTTGCGCATTTTGAGAAAAATAAAAATGCAATATCAAGATAGGATTGAAATTATATTTTTTGGCTGTTCAGATATTGAGATTACAGCGTTAGAAGCATCAAAAGATTTTGAATTCAAAAATTATGGCCCACTTACTCCGCAACAAATGTCGGCTTTATTGTCTCAAGTGGACATTTTTGCAGATTTTTCAATCTTTCAAGCGATGGGTCTTACTGCATTGGAAGCAATGGCATGTGGCTGCGCGACTATAGTGCCTGAAAACGGAGGAACCGATGCATATGCTCTCCATGAAGAAAATTGTCTTGTGGTCGATACTAGCAAATATGATCAATGCTGTGCCGCTGTGGAGCGCTTGGTTGAAGATGTGTATTTAAGGGAACAATTAGCTCAAAGAGCTATTTTTGATGCAGGGTCATATTCACCAGAAAAGTGTGCAGCAAGCTTTTTGAATAGCGTATTTCTTGTGGAGGACAATTGA
- a CDS encoding glycosyltransferase family 8 protein — protein sequence MIVVYSCNDFYFYQTTVSMVSLIKHNPDVKIYLISDNISLDNIKLMECTLEKYNQKVKVIHADYILNDLYLNQKDRHPRTIYTKLFLDSIIEEPKLLYLDSDTIVTDSLEKLFQRNMDNEIIAGVLMPYSKKVKNDSNLNFDDKYICDGVVLFNMKRWKKENISEECRNYINKYNGNPPMQSEGTLNYVCRYGIGILKPEFNVMPSMLMYSGSQIRNLFKSTVYYTDTEIEETRTKYKIIHYMNELYERPWFKPSRHPLREGYLKIEKEVFDGKTIKPSTISKHTLLTAWLAEHLPFVIFLKLYHLKNGM from the coding sequence GTGATTGTCGTATATTCTTGCAATGATTTCTATTTTTACCAAACTACTGTGTCAATGGTGTCATTGATAAAACATAATCCTGATGTGAAAATTTATCTTATTTCTGACAATATTAGTTTAGATAATATAAAACTTATGGAATGTACATTAGAAAAATACAATCAAAAAGTAAAAGTCATTCATGCTGATTATATTTTAAATGATTTATATTTAAATCAGAAGGACAGGCATCCCAGGACTATTTACACCAAGCTTTTTTTGGATAGCATAATAGAGGAACCAAAGTTGCTTTATTTAGATAGTGATACTATTGTTACTGACTCTTTGGAAAAATTATTTCAGAGAAATATGGATAATGAGATTATAGCAGGGGTTTTAATGCCCTATTCAAAAAAGGTTAAAAATGATAGTAATTTGAATTTTGATGATAAATACATTTGTGATGGTGTAGTCTTATTTAATATGAAAAGATGGAAGAAAGAAAATATTAGTGAAGAGTGTAGAAATTATATAAATAAATATAATGGAAATCCTCCCATGCAAAGTGAAGGTACACTTAATTATGTTTGTCGCTATGGGATAGGAATATTAAAGCCTGAATTCAATGTTATGCCTTCCATGCTCATGTATTCAGGTAGCCAAATTAGAAATTTATTTAAATCAACGGTTTATTATACAGATACCGAGATAGAGGAAACTAGAACGAAGTATAAAATCATTCATTATATGAATGAACTCTATGAACGCCCTTGGTTTAAGCCCAGCAGACATCCTTTGAGGGAGGGGTATTTAAAAATAGAAAAAGAAGTATTTGATGGAAAGACCATAAAGCCATCTACTATTTCTAAGCATACCTTATTGACGGCATGGTTGGCAGAACATTTACCTTTTGTTATTTTTTTAAAGTTATATCACCTTAAGAATGGGATGTAA
- a CDS encoding ABC transporter ATP-binding protein: MIDVEHVSMRFRMTNDKINSLKEYAVAFFEHRLQYEEFQVLDDISFHVDKGEVIGIIGKNGAGKSTLLKIIAGVLKPTIGQVKVSGNIVPMLELGSGFDPELTGRENIFLNGAILGYSREFLEQKYEEILEFSELEKFIDMPIRNYSSGMMMRLAFSVATVVQPEVLIVDEILAVGDEGFQNKSKARMLELMSGGTTVLFVSHSIKQIEEMCDRVIWLENHKIKTQDAAMNVCAAYRKYWGE, translated from the coding sequence ATGATAGATGTAGAGCATGTGTCAATGCGTTTTCGCATGACAAATGACAAAATAAACAGTTTAAAAGAATATGCGGTGGCATTTTTTGAGCATCGTTTACAATATGAGGAATTTCAAGTTTTAGATGACATCAGTTTTCATGTAGATAAAGGTGAGGTAATAGGTATTATTGGAAAAAATGGTGCAGGAAAAAGCACCTTGTTAAAAATTATTGCAGGTGTGCTAAAACCAACAATTGGCCAGGTGAAAGTATCGGGGAATATTGTTCCGATGTTAGAGCTCGGATCTGGATTTGATCCCGAATTAACTGGGCGGGAAAACATATTCCTTAATGGTGCAATTCTTGGATATAGCAGGGAGTTTTTGGAACAAAAATATGAAGAAATTTTAGAATTTTCAGAACTTGAGAAGTTTATAGATATGCCAATCAGAAATTATTCATCGGGAATGATGATGCGCCTTGCTTTTTCTGTGGCAACAGTGGTCCAGCCAGAGGTCTTAATTGTGGATGAGATACTGGCAGTTGGAGATGAAGGCTTTCAAAATAAAAGTAAAGCTAGGATGCTGGAGTTAATGAGTGGAGGTACTACGGTACTATTTGTATCACATAGTATTAAGCAAATAGAAGAAATGTGTGACCGTGTAATCTGGTTGGAGAATCATAAGATAAAAACACAAGATGCAGCAATGAATGTTTGCGCGGCATATCGAAAATACTGGGGAGAATGA
- a CDS encoding glycosyltransferase, whose protein sequence is MSRRLHVHVFCEYINSGTYMVDCAKIRIFGPLVELSRTGQIKFTYGKSLRENTDADIYVIERSWRDDLTYKEIGEFQNFITKNHKKYIFEIDDNLFDNDSVTNSKRNQLRQMVRHADLVIVSTPILKSRILRMNKNIKVIPNYLSPQYIGEKSWEEIAKQREEKNNIVTIGYMGTATHQHDFAMIKLPLTQLLCKYPDKVRFEVIGVLNDSSFLKSLPNVWICNTEGRSTYENFWPWIRENINWDIGVAPLKTDKFTVCKSDIKYLDYAAQGIAGVFSDHPAYSSTICNGENGLIVDANPSSWFAALERLVLEPELRKRIAYNAYTDLHTNRLVCVAAQKWQEAFINLISKDTESDETSISKRPFISAPDME, encoded by the coding sequence ATGAGTAGAAGATTACATGTACATGTATTTTGTGAATATATTAATTCTGGAACATATATGGTTGATTGCGCAAAAATTCGAATTTTTGGTCCATTAGTAGAATTAAGTCGTACTGGTCAGATTAAATTCACATATGGAAAGAGCCTTAGGGAGAATACTGATGCTGATATTTATGTAATAGAAAGATCTTGGCGTGATGATCTTACATACAAGGAAATTGGAGAATTTCAGAATTTTATAACAAAGAACCATAAGAAATACATATTTGAAATAGATGACAACTTGTTTGATAATGACTCTGTTACTAATTCGAAAAGGAATCAATTACGTCAGATGGTGCGTCATGCAGATTTAGTAATTGTGAGCACGCCAATACTAAAAAGTCGTATTTTAAGAATGAATAAAAATATTAAGGTTATACCAAACTATCTATCTCCACAGTATATTGGGGAGAAATCTTGGGAGGAAATAGCCAAGCAAAGGGAAGAAAAAAATAATATTGTTACAATTGGGTATATGGGTACAGCGACGCATCAACACGACTTTGCAATGATTAAACTACCATTAACTCAATTACTATGCAAGTATCCAGACAAGGTTAGGTTTGAAGTAATAGGTGTTTTGAATGATTCATCATTTCTTAAAAGTTTACCTAACGTATGGATATGCAACACTGAAGGGCGCTCAACATATGAAAACTTTTGGCCGTGGATCCGCGAAAATATTAATTGGGATATTGGTGTTGCACCACTAAAGACGGATAAATTCACAGTTTGTAAATCGGATATTAAATATCTTGATTATGCCGCACAGGGTATTGCAGGGGTTTTCAGTGATCATCCTGCCTATTCTAGTACGATATGTAATGGCGAAAACGGTTTGATTGTGGATGCAAATCCAAGTTCATGGTTTGCAGCACTGGAGCGGTTAGTTTTGGAACCAGAGTTAAGAAAACGAATTGCATATAATGCATATACCGACTTACACACTAATCGCTTGGTATGTGTTGCTGCACAAAAATGGCAGGAGGCTTTTATTAATCTTATTAGTAAAGATACAGAGTCTGATGAAACGAGCATATCTAAAAGGCCATTTATATCAGCACCAGATATGGAATAA
- a CDS encoding glycosyltransferase translates to MDEKSLVKKAKRVLKEEGVGILLRKTHLYLRSNMCKHKPSSNMEWAQSYYHDVLFINGCCLEHPYRYRVSHQREQLEANNISTAEVFYQEISMDLVKNFRIFIFFRCPYTDLIGEFIKKAKRYNKTVLFDIDDLMIDTRYTKTIPYVQTMSENDKKLYDDGVVAMGKLLSMCDAAITTTEVLADELGKYISDVTINRNVASEYMIKISEDAWKRNSNKEENIVKIGYFSGSITHNPDFAIVLPALVRLMEKYQHVELILVGELDIPRELKVFKERIIVSKMISWKRLPDLIAEIDINIAPLDDTIFNRAKSENKWIEASLVKVPTVASRVGAFEKMIENGKTGILCENTIDEWYGKLELLVQNSNIRKTLAENAYHYVYEHCTSVYAGTKYSDYIYSKMRPNIVFILPVIQISGGALVVLKHSSMLQQCGYDVTIFNDGYEKVIELEQDGNIFPVISKKDIRIKAFIDKCVTTLWSTCDFFNEYGKIGERYYLIQNYETDFYKPGEIFRIRANQTYRFRMPVKHITISKWCQDWLREKYNIDSYYAPNGLDTERFYPVKRDFNGKIRILIEGNSEDYYKNVDESFQVINQLDPEKYEIWYMSYQGKPKDWYRVDKFLHKVPYIQVPEIYRECHILIKSSILESFSYPPLEMMATGGCVVVAPNGGNVEYLRNRENCLFYQLGNVSEARDKIQEILKDESLRSTIINGGIATAKTRTWNNISKDVLTLYEK, encoded by the coding sequence ATGGATGAGAAAAGTCTAGTAAAAAAAGCTAAAAGAGTATTAAAAGAAGAGGGAGTTGGTATATTACTTCGTAAAACGCACTTATACTTAAGAAGTAATATGTGTAAACATAAGCCCTCTTCTAATATGGAATGGGCGCAGTCTTATTATCATGATGTATTGTTTATTAATGGTTGCTGTTTGGAGCATCCTTACAGATATAGAGTAAGTCATCAGCGGGAACAGTTGGAAGCAAATAATATTTCTACTGCTGAAGTTTTTTATCAAGAGATATCGATGGATTTAGTAAAAAATTTTCGAATATTTATTTTTTTTCGTTGCCCATACACGGATTTGATAGGTGAATTTATCAAAAAGGCAAAAAGGTATAATAAAACTGTACTCTTTGATATTGATGATTTGATGATTGACACGAGGTATACAAAAACGATTCCTTATGTACAAACAATGTCAGAGAACGATAAAAAGTTGTACGATGATGGTGTAGTTGCGATGGGCAAATTGCTTTCTATGTGTGATGCAGCAATCACGACAACTGAAGTACTTGCGGATGAATTGGGAAAATACATAAGTGATGTAACGATTAATAGGAACGTAGCTTCTGAATATATGATCAAAATTTCAGAAGATGCATGGAAAAGAAATTCTAATAAAGAAGAAAATATTGTAAAAATTGGATATTTTAGTGGTAGTATTACACATAATCCGGATTTTGCCATAGTTTTGCCTGCACTGGTCCGCTTGATGGAAAAATACCAACATGTGGAATTGATATTAGTTGGAGAGTTAGATATTCCAAGGGAATTGAAAGTATTTAAAGAAAGAATTATTGTTTCTAAGATGATAAGTTGGAAGAGACTTCCAGATTTAATTGCAGAAATAGATATTAATATTGCGCCTTTAGACGATACTATTTTTAACCGAGCCAAATCAGAAAACAAGTGGATAGAGGCTTCATTAGTTAAGGTTCCTACAGTGGCAAGTCGGGTTGGCGCTTTTGAAAAGATGATAGAAAATGGAAAGACAGGAATTCTTTGTGAGAATACAATAGATGAGTGGTACGGGAAGCTAGAACTTCTAGTTCAAAACTCAAATATTAGAAAAACGCTAGCTGAAAATGCCTATCATTATGTATATGAACACTGTACGTCCGTGTATGCAGGAACAAAATATTCAGATTATATTTATAGCAAAATGCGGCCTAACATAGTATTTATTTTACCGGTTATTCAAATAAGTGGTGGTGCATTGGTTGTATTAAAGCATAGTAGTATGTTACAACAGTGCGGGTACGATGTAACTATATTTAATGATGGATATGAGAAAGTTATAGAGTTAGAGCAGGATGGTAATATATTTCCTGTTATATCTAAGAAGGATATTCGAATAAAAGCATTTATTGATAAATGTGTTACAACTCTATGGTCAACATGTGACTTTTTTAATGAATATGGTAAAATAGGAGAACGTTATTATTTAATACAGAATTATGAAACGGACTTTTATAAGCCTGGTGAGATATTCCGTATTCGGGCAAATCAAACATATCGATTTAGAATGCCTGTGAAGCATATTACAATTTCCAAATGGTGCCAAGATTGGCTCAGAGAGAAGTATAATATTGATTCATACTATGCTCCAAATGGTTTAGATACAGAGCGATTTTATCCGGTAAAACGAGATTTTAATGGAAAAATTCGTATTTTAATAGAAGGAAACAGCGAGGATTATTATAAGAACGTAGATGAAAGTTTTCAGGTCATTAATCAATTAGATCCAGAAAAATACGAAATTTGGTACATGTCCTATCAGGGGAAACCGAAGGATTGGTATCGTGTAGATAAATTTTTACATAAGGTACCATATATCCAAGTGCCCGAAATATATAGGGAGTGCCATATCCTAATAAAATCTAGCATATTGGAAAGTTTTTCATATCCTCCTCTAGAAATGATGGCTACTGGTGGCTGTGTTGTAGTTGCTCCAAATGGAGGAAACGTCGAGTATCTGAGAAATAGAGAAAATTGTTTGTTTTACCAACTAGGTAATGTAAGTGAGGCAAGGGATAAAATTCAAGAGATTTTAAAAGATGAATCACTTCGATCAACTATAATAAATGGAGGAATTGCTACTGCCAAAACGCGAACTTGGAATAATATTAGTAAGGATGTTTTGACTCTTTATGAGAAATAA
- a CDS encoding glycosyltransferase: MSRRIKVLHVLKSSSYSGAENVAITIIKHLDENYEAVYLATKGEIEDVLRKEDICYFLLDKFTRRNISKIIKEYQPDIVHAHDFTATVLCAMILRSFRLISHLHYDPPWVNNWNIRTIVFKCCKKRISKVLTVSTDMFQNMVFANKFKEKVIVVKNPLDVERIKQKANDKQYNNFFAIDIVFVGRFVEQKNPQRFIRLVEMLKKEGFDKLCCIMLGDGNLLEECQRMVKCIGLEENVQLLGFQSNPYAYINKSSLLCLTSRWEGFGLVIAEANILGVPVLSTKTSGACEILGEKAWEICESDEEFVDKAKQLLTDHFQYKIKSKEALDRAKRFSDMEAYMSQIISIYKEEV; the protein is encoded by the coding sequence ATGAGCAGAAGGATTAAAGTGTTGCATGTCTTAAAGTCTTCTTCGTATTCAGGAGCAGAGAATGTAGCTATTACTATAATAAAGCATCTCGATGAAAATTATGAAGCTGTGTATTTAGCTACAAAAGGAGAGATAGAAGATGTTTTAAGAAAAGAAGATATCTGTTATTTTTTGTTGGATAAATTTACTAGGAGAAATATTAGCAAAATAATTAAAGAATACCAGCCGGATATAGTACATGCTCATGATTTTACTGCAACTGTTCTTTGCGCAATGATTTTGCGAAGTTTCCGATTAATCTCTCACCTTCATTATGATCCGCCGTGGGTCAATAATTGGAATATTCGAACTATAGTTTTTAAATGCTGTAAAAAGAGAATAAGTAAAGTACTAACAGTTTCTACAGATATGTTTCAAAATATGGTGTTTGCAAATAAGTTCAAGGAAAAGGTGATAGTTGTAAAGAATCCTTTGGATGTGGAGAGAATAAAACAAAAAGCTAATGATAAACAATATAATAATTTTTTTGCAATTGATATTGTATTTGTTGGGCGTTTCGTAGAACAAAAAAATCCGCAGCGGTTTATTCGATTGGTTGAAATGTTGAAAAAAGAAGGATTTGATAAACTCTGCTGCATAATGCTGGGAGATGGTAACCTATTGGAAGAATGCCAGAGAATGGTAAAATGTATTGGACTAGAGGAGAATGTTCAATTATTAGGATTCCAAAGTAATCCGTATGCTTACATTAATAAATCATCGTTGTTATGTCTTACTTCAAGGTGGGAAGGCTTCGGACTGGTGATTGCTGAAGCAAATATTTTGGGCGTACCGGTACTGTCGACTAAGACTTCAGGAGCATGTGAAATTTTAGGAGAAAAGGCATGGGAAATCTGTGAAAGTGATGAGGAATTTGTGGATAAAGCTAAGCAACTTTTGACAGATCATTTTCAATATAAAATTAAAAGTAAAGAGGCTCTGGATAGAGCAAAACGTTTTAGCGATATGGAAGCATATATGTCTCAAATAATTTCCATTTATAAAGAAGAGGTGTAA